A stretch of the Osmerus mordax isolate fOsmMor3 chromosome 12, fOsmMor3.pri, whole genome shotgun sequence genome encodes the following:
- the ints5 gene encoding integrator complex subunit 5 produces the protein MSTVFGSTIMKAMQTSHSHTTQNVFSPQELSLEIKSFISGVDQNQGRKLSVREHARCAVRLLRSVPACRGAVLEHLRGVYDEHVSAFLHHLEMEGDGNSAHSSNLEDVIMEVHGVLSEFIRLNPRAWAPLVSSWAVDLLGQLSSKHAGRRAAPHSSSLNELLQLWMSCAATRSLMEAYSQCLAAMLAWCPDACVDALLDTSVQHSPYFDWVVAHIGSSFPGTIISRVLACGLKDFCSHGYPGDKLGQGGADKGSRVPKIGSVVGILGHLAARHSDSIRRELLRMFQDSLSPPPMSSSGSSSWESSAQLRRATVPFLLQLAALSPSLLGAVSAELVESLRPPVLLQLQVVLQGLPREELDNMLGLAVHLISQSPAGGARVLRFLADTATPASVIISGPTPSPNEGVREACDRLLQMLLLHLHKLVYNRPEGAEVNPHSPAAQTRRVVPFLEELQSHVGELCAETLRLERKRHLWLHQLLCLLSVYGGPSVATEALCQLLTQARNPEELALAWQLHSPLSACLPGLLPAAVARCVAQIHTHTLGPRQLRQLLLNLASAMQSQEEERRGAGAGGAQASMAVQVGAAVSGHLHNFCPLLLHGDLGVSHSAVRLLSCSPLPRAAAPAHLLLVCRATVTHFFLALRRRGEGGKGRDGGQVGEAVNCSVSLLSRLAAYSSLTLKCVLQQLVEGALHKGNSDLFGGQTEEMGVETLVSLAPTQDLGASLLDINCKFGTTVNFSGSVWSVFHAGVIGKGLKVRTAKPHPDPAGVIQNVQTLLAVTVQCCSAPGVSGGNGSLNNGGHHPASDPEEPPPISAEAAKVVAVTLVENICPDVANGELSWPPEEHARTTVERDIHIRRCFEAHPVLFPLLHVVAAGRPALCYCSAVLRGLLATLLAHWEASREASAVDSPWHLQASCLLVSCMGEGQLLPPVLANVHEAFPYLTPFEVRLLLLAVWEYVRGNGPMPQKFVFSSEKGLFCRDFSRDGDVARYVAPIHSVLHKNIDRLGHLCWRFQL, from the coding sequence CCCTCAGGAACTTTCTCTGGAGATCAAGTCCTTCATCAGCGGAGTAGACCAAAACCAGGGTCGGAAACTTAGCGTGCGTGAGCATGCCCGCTGTGCCGTGCGCCTGTTGCGCTCCGTCCCCGCCTGTCGCGGTGCCGTGCTTGAGCACCTGAGGGGCGTATATGATGAACACGTCTCCGCCTTCCTGCACCACCTGGAAATGGAGGGAGACGGCAACTCCGCCCACAGCTCCAACCTGGAGGACGTGATCATGGAGGTCCATGGTGTGCTGTCAGAGTTCATCCGCCTCAACCCCCGAGCCTGGGCACCTTTGGTGTCATCCTGGGCCGTTGACCTGCTGGGCCAGCTGAGCAGCAAGCATGCTGGCCGCCGGGCTGCCCCTCACTCCTCCAGCCTCAACGAGCTGCTGCAGCTGTGGATGTCCTGCGCCGCTACTCGCTCTCTTATGGAGGCCTACTCCCAGTGCCTGGCAGCCATGTTGGCCTGGTGCCCAGACGCCTGCGTAGATGCTCTGCTGGACACGTCGGTCCAGCATTCCCCGTACTTTGACTGGGTGGTGGCCCACATTGGCTCCTCCTTCCCAGGCACGATCATCAGTCGAGTGCTAGCCTGTGGCCTCAAGGACTTCTGCTCCCACGGTTACCCGGGAGACAAGCTCGGTCAGGGGGGAGCAGATAAGGGTAGCCGAGTGCCAAAGATCGGCTCTGTGGTGGGCATCCTCGGCCATCTGGCGGCGCGACACTCGGACAGCATCCGACGAGAGCTGCTCAGGATGTTCCAAGACAGCTTGAGCCCGCCCCCTATGTccagctccggctcctcctcctgggagaGCTCCGCCCAGCTCCGAAGGGCCACAGTGCcattcctcctccagctggcggCGCTGTCCCCGTCTCTCCTTGGTGCTGTGTCAGCAGAGCTGGTGGAGTCTCTGAGGCCGCCggtgctcctccagctccaggtgGTGCTCCAGGGCCTGCCCCGGGAGGAGCTGGACAACATGCTGGGCCTGGCCGTTCACCTCATCAGCCAGAGCCCTGCCGGTGGCGCCCGTGTCCTACGCTTCCTGGCCGACACCGCCACCCCTGCCTCCGTCATCATCTCGGGCCCTACGCCCTCCCCCAACGAGGGGGTCCGCGAGGCCTGCGACCGCCTGCTCCAGAtgctcctcctgcacctccacaAGCTGGTCTACAACCGTCCCGAGGGGGCCGAGGTCAACCCCCACTCTCCCGCCGCCCAGACCCGCCGTGTGGTCCCCTTCCTTGAGGAGCTGCAGTCCCACGTGGGCGAGCTGTGTGCCGAGACACTGAGGCTGGAGAGGAAGCGGCATCTCTGGCTGCACcagctgctgtgtctgctgtccgTGTACGGCGGCCCCAGTGTAGCTACAGAGGCCCTCTGCCAGCTGCTCACCCAGGCCCGCAACCCAGAGGAGCTGGCCCTGGCCTGGCAGCTCCACAGCccgctctctgcctgcctgcccgggCTCCTGCCTGCAGCAGTGGCCCGCTGTGTGGCCCAgatccacacccacaccctagGGCCCCGGCAGCTCCGGCAGCTGTTGCTCAACCTGGCGTCCGCCATGcagagccaggaggaggagaggagaggggctggagctgggggcgCCCAGGCCTCCATGGCGGTGCAGGTGGGGGCCGCGGTCTCAGGACACCTCCACAACTTCTGCCCACTGCTCCTCCACGGGGACTTGGGGGTATCCCACTCTGCCGTGCGGCTCCTGTCCTGCAGCCCTCTCCCCCGTGCAGCTGCCCCCGCCcatctgctgctggtctgcaggGCCACTGTCACTCACTTTTTCCTGGCcctgcggaggagaggagaaggagggaaagggagagatggaggacaggtGGGAGAGGCGGTGAACTGCTCGGTGAGCCTCTTGTCCCGTCTTGCGGCCTACTCCTCCCTGACCCTCAAATGTGTCCTGCAGCAGCTAGTGGAGGGAGCCCTGCATAAAGGCAATTCAGACCTGTTTGGAGGGCAGACGGAGGAAATGGGTGTGGAGACCCTTGTCTCCTTGGCCCCAACCCAAGACCTGGGAGCCTCTCTGCTGGACATCAATTGCAAGTTTGGCACCACAGTCAACTTCTCCGgcagtgtgtggtcagtgttccATGCCGGTGTGATTGGTAAAGGGCTGAAAGTCCGCACGGCCAAGCCCCATCCTGACCCAGCCGGGGTCATTCAGAATGTTCAGACTCTCCTGGCAGTCACCGTTCAGTGCTGCAGTGCTCCTGGAGTTTCGGGGGGAAACGGAAGCCTCAACAACGGAGGTCATCACCCAGCCTCTGACCCCGAGGAGCCTCCACCCATCAGTGCAGAGGCAGCCAAGGTGGTTGCCGTGACGCTGGTGGAGAACATTTGCCCAGACGTGGCCAACGGAGAACTGTCATGGCCACCGGAGGAGCATGCTCGCACCACCGTGGAGAGAGACATCCACATCCGACGATGTTTCGAGGCCCATCCCGTGCTCTTCCCCCTGCTGCACGTTGTGGCTGCTGGGCGTCCAGCTCTCTGCTACTGTTCAGCGGTGCTCCGAGGCCTGCTGGCCACTCTCCTCGCCCACTGGGAGGCTTCTCGAGAAGCTTCGGCCGTGGACTCTCCCTGGCACCTCCAGGCCTCTTGTCTGCTGGTGTCCTGCATGGGTGAAGGCCAGCTGTTGCCCCCTGTACTGGCCAATGTCCATGAGGCTTTCCCTTACCTGACGCCCTTTGAGGTCAGGCTGCTCCTGCTGGCTGTGTGGGAGTATGTGAGGGGCAATGGTCCAATGCCCCAAAAGTTTGTGTTCAGCTCGGAGAAGGGCCTGTTTTGCAGAGACTTCTCACGGGATGGAGATGTGGCCAGATATGTGGCGCCTATCCATAGTGTCCTGCATAAAAACATTGACCGTCTTGGCCACCTGTGCTGGCGCTTTCAACTCTga